One region of Oxalobacteraceae sp. CFBP 8761 genomic DNA includes:
- a CDS encoding phosphopentomutase — MSRAFILLLDSFGLGALPDADKYGDLDANTFGHIAEWAAKEGKPMALPNLERLGLGAAGHKASGEWAPGFSQRDGFTGAWGIAREQSTGKDTQSGHWEIAGVPVLFDWGYFPKTVPSFPKELTDKLQELTGVPGWLANCHASGTTVINDFGDEHVASGKPILYTSADSVLQIAAHEEHFGLERLYAVCEAAYELVKPYNIGRVIARPFTGANGDYKRTSNRHDYAVPPVAPTLLDHVKDAGGDVFALGKISDIYAGQGVTRLIKGPDNMALFDRLLEVADEAGDKSLTFVNFVDFDMHFGHRRDVAGYANALHELDARLPEFMAKLKDGDLVVLTADHGCDPTAPGSDHTREHIPMIFFGPNVAPQELPVADTFSDIGATLAKHLGVKPLSNGIAQL; from the coding sequence ATGTCCCGTGCATTCATCCTCCTGCTGGACTCCTTCGGCCTGGGCGCGCTGCCCGACGCCGACAAATATGGCGACCTTGACGCCAACACCTTCGGCCACATCGCCGAATGGGCTGCGAAGGAAGGCAAGCCGATGGCGCTGCCGAACCTCGAGCGCCTCGGCCTGGGCGCGGCGGGCCACAAGGCCAGTGGCGAATGGGCGCCGGGTTTCAGCCAGCGCGACGGCTTCACCGGCGCCTGGGGCATCGCGCGCGAACAGTCGACCGGCAAGGACACGCAGAGCGGGCACTGGGAAATCGCGGGCGTGCCGGTGCTGTTCGACTGGGGTTACTTCCCGAAGACCGTGCCATCGTTCCCGAAGGAGCTCACTGACAAGCTGCAGGAACTGACCGGCGTGCCGGGCTGGCTGGCCAACTGCCACGCCTCGGGCACCACCGTCATCAACGACTTCGGCGATGAGCACGTCGCCAGCGGCAAGCCGATCCTGTACACGTCGGCCGACTCGGTGCTGCAGATCGCTGCGCACGAAGAGCACTTTGGCCTGGAGCGCCTGTACGCCGTCTGCGAAGCGGCCTATGAACTGGTCAAGCCGTACAACATCGGGCGCGTGATCGCGCGTCCGTTCACGGGTGCCAACGGCGACTACAAGCGCACGTCGAACCGCCACGACTACGCCGTGCCGCCGGTCGCGCCGACGCTGCTGGATCACGTCAAGGATGCGGGCGGCGATGTCTTCGCGCTTGGCAAGATCAGCGACATCTATGCAGGGCAGGGCGTCACGCGCCTGATCAAGGGCCCGGACAATATGGCGCTGTTCGACCGCCTGCTCGAAGTAGCCGACGAAGCGGGCGACAAGTCGCTCACGTTCGTCAACTTCGTCGACTTCGACATGCACTTCGGCCACCGCCGCGACGTTGCCGGCTACGCCAACGCCCTGCACGAACTGGATGCGCGCCTGCCGGAATTCATGGCCAAGCTGAAGGACGGCGACCTGGTCGTGCTCACCGCCGACCACGGGTGCGACCCGACCGCGCCGGGTTCGGACCATACCCGCGAACACATCCCGATGATCTTCTTCGGCCCGAACGTCGCGCCGCAGGAGCTGCCGGTCGCAGACACTTTCTCGGACATCGGCGCCACGCTGGCCAAGCACCTCGGCGTCAAACCACTTTCGAACGGAATCGCACAGCTATGA
- the xapA gene encoding xanthosine phosphorylase: MSSNFPFDAADIIRARKPGFAPRVALILGSGLGVLAEQMTDAVSISYADLPGFPISTVHGHAGELVLGELAGVPVACMKGRGHFYEGYGPGVMTNAVRTLKQIGCELLFVTNAAGSLNIEADAGSLVAITDHINFLPGSPMSGPNDERFGPRFFSMSNAYDAETREQVKAVAKEKGIVLNEGVYLAAAGPHFETVAEIRAFKTLGADVVGMSLIPEVIAARHCGLKVTAVSAITNLAEGLSPFALSHEQTLKYAAIAAKDMVTLIHAYIERLGSTPRADA, translated from the coding sequence ATGTCCAGCAATTTCCCGTTCGACGCCGCCGACATCATCCGCGCCCGCAAGCCGGGCTTCGCACCGCGCGTCGCGCTGATCCTCGGCTCCGGACTGGGTGTGCTGGCCGAACAGATGACGGACGCCGTCTCGATCAGCTACGCCGACCTGCCTGGCTTCCCGATCAGCACCGTGCACGGCCACGCCGGTGAACTGGTGCTGGGCGAACTGGCTGGCGTGCCGGTCGCCTGCATGAAGGGCCGCGGCCACTTCTACGAAGGCTACGGCCCCGGCGTGATGACCAACGCCGTGCGTACCCTCAAGCAGATCGGCTGCGAGCTGCTGTTCGTGACCAATGCCGCCGGCTCGCTGAACATCGAAGCCGATGCCGGCTCGCTGGTCGCGATCACCGACCACATCAACTTCTTGCCGGGCAGCCCGATGTCGGGCCCGAACGACGAGCGCTTCGGTCCGCGTTTCTTCAGCATGTCCAATGCGTATGACGCCGAGACGCGCGAGCAGGTCAAGGCCGTCGCGAAAGAGAAGGGCATCGTGCTGAACGAAGGCGTGTACCTGGCCGCGGCCGGCCCGCACTTCGAGACCGTTGCCGAAATCCGCGCCTTCAAGACGCTGGGCGCCGATGTCGTCGGCATGTCGCTGATCCCCGAAGTCATCGCGGCGCGCCACTGCGGCCTGAAAGTGACGGCGGTGTCGGCCATCACGAATCTGGCCGAAGGCCTGTCGCCGTTTGCGCTGTCGCACGAGCAGACCCTGAAGTACGCGGCGATCGCGGCCAAGGACATGGTCACGCTGATCCACGCGTATATCGAGCGCCTTGGTTCGACCCCACGCGCAGACGCTTAA
- a CDS encoding HTH domain-containing protein: MPKKDQLYELIRANPFISQQDLAARLGLSRSAVANYIATLVRERRILGRAYVLPDHRPVVCIGASNLDRKLRSLGPLALGTSNPARQTESFGGVARNIAENLARLGAPTSLITAVGPDASGRALLAHADEAGIDTRSVLLVDGAASGTYTAVLDEDGEMRVALADMAINDALTPAFFASRAPQRAGAALIVADLNLPHDAVAALLGDALAGGVPMVVVAVSEPKINRLPRDLRGLRLLILNLGELAERADRAMDSEAAIARACADLQADGAQDVIVTRGAQGVMFTTPDGLRSLAAPAVDVVDVTGAGDAFAAAVCWSLYSGATSLDLACRRGLALSAMIIGCAQTVCPQLAPGLLDQPADGQLLITD; this comes from the coding sequence ATGCCGAAAAAAGACCAGTTGTACGAGCTGATCCGCGCCAACCCATTCATCTCCCAGCAAGACCTGGCGGCGCGCCTCGGCCTCTCGCGTTCAGCCGTGGCGAACTACATCGCCACGCTCGTGCGCGAGCGGCGCATCCTCGGCCGCGCCTATGTGCTGCCGGATCACCGCCCCGTTGTCTGCATCGGTGCGTCGAACCTCGACCGCAAGCTGCGCTCGCTCGGCCCGCTGGCCCTGGGCACGTCGAATCCTGCGCGCCAGACCGAGTCGTTCGGCGGCGTGGCGCGCAATATCGCCGAGAACCTCGCGCGCCTGGGCGCCCCGACGAGCCTCATCACCGCAGTCGGCCCGGACGCCTCGGGCCGCGCGCTGCTCGCGCATGCCGACGAAGCGGGCATCGACACGCGCAGCGTGCTGCTGGTCGATGGCGCGGCCAGCGGCACCTACACGGCGGTGCTCGATGAGGATGGCGAGATGCGCGTCGCGCTGGCCGACATGGCGATCAACGACGCGCTCACGCCCGCGTTCTTTGCCAGCCGCGCGCCGCAGCGCGCCGGCGCCGCACTGATCGTGGCCGACCTGAACCTGCCGCACGATGCCGTGGCCGCGCTGCTGGGCGACGCGCTGGCGGGCGGTGTGCCAATGGTCGTCGTCGCCGTATCCGAACCGAAGATCAACCGCCTGCCACGCGACCTGCGCGGCCTGCGCCTGCTGATCCTGAACCTGGGTGAACTGGCCGAGCGCGCCGACCGCGCGATGGACAGCGAGGCCGCGATCGCGCGCGCCTGCGCCGACCTGCAGGCCGACGGCGCGCAGGACGTGATCGTCACGCGCGGCGCGCAGGGCGTCATGTTTACAACGCCCGATGGCCTGCGCAGCCTGGCCGCACCGGCCGTCGACGTGGTCGACGTGACCGGCGCCGGCGACGCGTTTGCCGCCGCCGTCTGCTGGAGCCTGTACAGCGGCGCCACCTCGCTCGACCTGGCCTGCCGCCGCGGCCTGGCCCTGTCCGCCATGATCATTGGCTGCGCGCAGACCGTCTGCCCCCAACTTGCGCCCGGCTTGCTCGATCAACCTGCCGACGGCCAACTCCTTATTACTGATTAA
- a CDS encoding pseudouridine-5'-phosphate glycosidase, producing MHNFLLLSPEVAAARTAGKPIVALESTIISHGMPYPQNVRTAREVEQIIRDAGAVPATIAVIAGKICIGLSDEQLELLGSSPDAMKVSRRDLAYVLAQARLGATTVAATMICAQLAGIEVFVTGGIGGVHRGAETSFDISADLQELAQTSVAVVCAGVKSILDIGLTLEYLETHGVPVLSVGQPGFPAFFTRDSGFQADFQIDSPEDQAAFIRTKWQLGLAGGVVVSNPVPADAAMAAAEIDAIITQALGEAASQNVTGKKVTPFLLGRIKELTEGRSLATNIALVKHNALIGARLAVALNHRAA from the coding sequence ATGCACAACTTCCTCCTGCTCTCGCCCGAAGTGGCCGCCGCCCGCACCGCCGGCAAACCGATCGTCGCCCTCGAATCGACCATCATTTCGCACGGCATGCCATACCCGCAGAACGTGCGCACCGCGCGCGAAGTCGAGCAGATCATCCGCGACGCCGGCGCCGTGCCGGCCACGATCGCGGTCATCGCCGGCAAGATCTGCATCGGCCTGTCGGACGAACAGCTCGAACTGCTGGGCTCTTCGCCGGACGCGATGAAAGTGAGCCGGCGCGACCTGGCCTACGTGCTGGCGCAAGCGCGCCTGGGCGCGACCACCGTCGCCGCGACGATGATCTGTGCGCAGCTGGCCGGCATTGAGGTCTTCGTCACCGGCGGCATCGGCGGCGTGCACCGCGGCGCCGAAACGAGCTTCGACATCTCGGCCGACCTGCAGGAACTGGCGCAGACCAGCGTGGCGGTCGTCTGCGCTGGCGTCAAATCGATCCTCGACATTGGCCTGACGCTCGAGTACCTGGAAACGCACGGCGTGCCGGTGCTGAGCGTCGGCCAGCCGGGCTTTCCGGCCTTCTTCACGCGCGACAGTGGCTTCCAGGCCGATTTCCAGATCGATTCGCCCGAAGACCAGGCGGCGTTCATCCGCACCAAGTGGCAGCTTGGCCTGGCCGGCGGCGTCGTGGTGAGCAATCCGGTGCCGGCCGACGCCGCAATGGCGGCTGCCGAGATCGACGCCATCATCACGCAGGCGCTGGGCGAAGCGGCCAGCCAGAACGTCACCGGCAAGAAGGTCACGCCGTTCCTGCTGGGCCGCATCAAGGAGCTGACGGAGGGCCGCAGCCTGGCCACCAATATCGCGCTGGTCAAACACAACGCGCTGATCGGCGCGCGCCTGGCCGTGGCACTGAACCACCGCGCAGCCTGA